The Henckelia pumila isolate YLH828 chromosome 2, ASM3356847v2, whole genome shotgun sequence genome includes a window with the following:
- the LOC140879171 gene encoding PHD finger protein EHD3 isoform X2: MNHILDQIGCFPKHSCENSSSNCSLKHPRDIILEQIYQSLEGDDGLRSCIQDAIVFHPGIDSRSDVKKSARSCENGVKYTFQIGSICDGPQKEANASRIMASNGSVHALNHHPVTDLCRSALSEIIESEKFSQLCSLLLENFQGMKTEKLLDLSHINSRMKEKAYERSPVLFHSDIQQVWTRLQNVGTNIVTLAKCLSEKTMASFQERAGGSELNIFEDGRHEAGSSAHNISVGGRPEHLAQEYDTHTKQWRTMSHALDQVHTCRRCGEKADGRDVLVCDSCEEMYHICCVEPAVREIPVKSWYCAECTSKGLESPHDNCVVCERLNASFDCNEEDEFLYEEILEELEKSSMEIVGNEKGKRITQCKVCRIVIKRVEDYRICGHPFCQKFYHTKCLTSKQLISYGHCWYCPSCLCRSCFTDVDDDKIVLCDGCDHAYHIYCMCPPKDEIPRGRWFCRKCNAGIQRVRKAKKLHQSLQNNLKKRALDGKIKGDKTSQKSGGVDMLLNAAKTLNYEENLVAMGFKDK, from the exons ATGAATCATATATTAGATCAAATTGGCTGTTTTCCAAAGCATTCGTGTGAAAATTCTTCCAGTAATTGCTCACTCAAGCACCCAAGAGATATTATTCTAGAGCAAATATATCAGTCATTAGAGGGTGACGATGGCTTGAGAAGTTGCATTCAAGATGCTATCGTGTTTCATCCAGGAATTGATAGCAGATCTGATGTTAAG aaatctgcaagatcttgtgaAAATGGGGTGAAATACACCTTTCAGATTGGTTCTATTTGTGATGGCCCCCAAAAGGAAGCCAATGCAAGTCGAATTATGGCATCGAATGGATCGGTACATGCATTGAATCATCACCCGGTCACTGATCTCTGTCGGTCCGCACTTTCTGAAATTATTGAGTCAGAAAAATTTTCACAATTATGCAGTTTACTGCTTGAAAATTTTCAAGGAATGAAGACTGAAAAGTTACTTGATTTGAGTCACATAAACTCAAGGATGAAGGAGAAAGCGTATGAACGTTCACCTGTACTATTTCATTCGGATATCCAACAG GTGTGGACAAGGCTTCAAAATGTTGGCACTAATATAGTTACCCTCGCAAAATGCCTTTCAGAAAAGACAATGGCATCCTTTCAAGAACGG GCTGGTGGTTCAGAACTCAACATTTTTGAGGATGGCAGACATGAG GCTGGGAGTTCAGCACACAACATTTCTGTGGGTGGCAGACCTGAG CACCTTGCTCAAGAATATGACACACACACTAAGCAGTGGCGAACAATGTCCCATGCTCTCGATCAAGTTCATACCTGCAGACGCTGTGGGGAGAAGGCCGATGGAAGAGATGTTCTAGTTTGTGATTCATGTGAGGAGATGTATCATATCTGCTGTGTTGAGCCTGCTGTTAGAGAAATTCCCGTTAAAAGTTGGTATTGTGCCGAGTGTACTTCAAAGGGACTTGAATCTCCACATGACAACTGCGTAGTCTGTGAGAGGCTCAACGCTTCATTTGATTGCAACGAAGAGGATGAGTTTCTGTACGAGGAAATATTAGAGGAATTGGAAAAAAGCTCAATGGAAATAGTTGGAAATGAAAAGGGTAAACGGATTACACAGTGCAAGGTGTGTAGAATTGTGATTAAAAGAGTAGAGGATTACAGGATATGTGGCCATCCCTTCTGTCAAAAGTTTTACCACACAAAATGCTTGACAAGCAAGCAGTTGATCTCTTACGGTCACTGCTGGTACTGCCCTTCTTGTCTGTGTAGAAGTTGCTTCactgatgtagatgatgataagATTGTTCTTTGTGATGGGTGTGATCATGCATATCATATATACTGCATGTGCCCACCTAAAGATGAGATACCCAGAGGAAGATGGTTCTGCAGAAAATGCAATGCTGGAATTCAACGTGTCCGCAAAGCCAAAAAATTACATCAGAGCCTGCAAAATAACTTGAAAAAGAGAGCCTTGGATGGAAAAATAAAGGGAGACAAGACTTCCCAGAAGTCTGGTGGTGTAGATATGCTTCTAAATGCAGCCAAAACTTTGAATTACGAGGAGAATCTGGTGGCAATGGGTTTCAAAGATAAATGA